In bacterium BMS3Abin02, the sequence CTCAGGAACGTAACCGGGAATCGCTCCACCATCGCGACGTGCACGTGCGATCACTCGCTCGAGGAGCTTGGCAGACATGAAGGGCCTCGCCCCGTCATGAATGACGACACAATCGATCTCGCCCGATTCGATTCGACCTGCCAGAGCCGTCAGACCTTCGTATTCACTCGCCTGGCGAGTCCGGCCTCCCCCCACGATCATCGTCGGCGTTCCCACCTCGTTCTGTTGCACGAGTAGCTCCGCCTGCTCACGATCCACCTCGCGAACCACGAGCACGATGACATCCACCGCGTCGGACTTGTCCATCGTGTCGAGCGAATAGGCCAGCATCGGACGACCTCGAATGGGAAGATACACCTTGTTGATGTCGATCCTTGCCCTGGAACCCGACCCTCCGGCGAGGACAATGGCGGCAGTCATCATTCGCGGTCATCCAGCACTAACAGAGCGGCATCCGACGGAACACTCTCTAGACTAGTTGGCTCCATGCGATTTCCACCTGTCACGAGCCCACACATGCTCCGCCCCTTCGCTTCCCGTCAACTCGGGCTGTGGGCGGATGAAGGACACGTCATGGTCTTCGCAGTCATGGGCGGTCGCTTCGCGGGGCCCACACTTCAAGTGCACGCGCCCACTCTCTTGCAGCGCCTGGCACAGCTGTCGCCCGATATCGACACGTTGGTGTTCGTGGACGAACCGTTCCCGGACGGTGCGACGGTCGAGAGGATCGACGACATGCTCGAACAGTTCGCATCTCAGCAGGTCGACGCACTCGCGGCCTA encodes:
- the ispD gene encoding 2-C-methyl-D-erythritol 4-phosphate cytidylyltransferase — its product is MMTAAIVLAGGSGSRARIDINKVYLPIRGRPMLAYSLDTMDKSDAVDVIVLVVREVDREQAELLVQQNEVGTPTMIVGGGRTRQASEYEGLTALAGRIESGEIDCVVIHDGARPFMSAKLLERVIARARRDGGAIPGYVPEEPLYETQDGLIVSLAEGDLRKVQTPQGFHALPLLQAYRRAKRAGFEGVDTAETVERFSDLPIRVVAGDPRNIKVTYVEDIFVAEDLAYDWQRDRGDA